From the genome of Lutra lutra chromosome 8, mLutLut1.2, whole genome shotgun sequence:
CCTTTCCATGTCccaacacatggagactaaattcACCTTCTGAAGAATTCCCAGAAATCTAACCTAAGGCATGAGATTCTTCTCTCCCAAGAAAGAATGCACCAACAGAGGAAGAGCTCTCAAACTTGGAGAATAGAAGTTACAGTAAGAACTCCTCATACGGGCTCagaatctcacaaaacataccTCACAGGAGCAGGCCAAGAGTAAATGCATTAAGAATTAAATCATCACAAAAAGGAAATGCCTTGACTACTCACAACAGAACTGATACCCAGAAAATTCTTcctaagtgaattttttttttttttttggactaaaAAGATAGAGAATAACTCTTCACAGAGGCTTTACTAGCAGACTATACCCAACTCAACCCCATTAAAGAAATCACTTTCTCATCTCCCTCTaaagcacaaagaaagaaaaaaagatacaaagtcaTGGAAGGCAGAAGACTCTTGTGTTACTACTGAGCTAAGCAATCTAGCTCTCTGAAAGGTGAAAACTCAGTGAGTAGTAGCAGCCAGTATTTGGTCTTGGAAGCAGTCCAGGATGGTCGCACCAATGACAATTTTAAGGTCAGAGACCTCGTGATGCCTTGCTTGTCACCATGCTTTCCCCATTTCCTTCAGTTCATCCCACATGTGTGCTGTTGGGAACCAGTACATCCCCTTCCTCCGCAGGGTGTgggaggaaaaaatggaattttagggCTTGGCCAAAAGGTACAGAACATCACATACAGTTAAAACCACAGAAATCAGAACTGAGCTACTCTGGGaggcctgggtatctcagtcggtagagcatcaGACTTTTACCTGAGGGTCCAGGGTTCAAGTCCGGTTCAGGCGGTAATCAGTActttggggtgactgggtggctcattgggttaaagcctctgccttcaactcaggttatggtcccagggtcctgggatggagccctccatcgggctctctgctgagcagagagcctgcttctccctttctgcctgcctctctgcctacttgtggtctctgtctgtcaaataaataaataaaatcttcaaaaaaaaaatgcagaaatcaaaaagagaaaaagcgaAATGGTTATAAAGCATCTGAAGGGACCATTTCACTTACTATTTGTTGGGAGTTGGGAACACTCAGCAATAAAACATCCAGAGGTAGTCATAACCCATGCGTCACATTAGTAaatcttttcccctttttgtcACTAAGAGAAGCAACACAAATATATCTAAGACAAGCCAGGACTCCAGacaataataagaaagaaaagtctctACTAAACATATGGTGGTCCTGAGAGGGATGTTCGTCATTCGTCTTGCCACGGTTCTCCCTCAGGATCTTGGGACGCCGGTTGTGTTGAAGATGGTCAGGCACTAAATTGAATTGCTGGAGGAAGTCAGGGATCCTCAGTTCTATTTCTCTTCCAAACTTGGGCCTGGTCCGGATGACGGGAAAACACCTCCTATACAGGTGGCCTTGAGATGAATGGCTGCTTGGAACCACATGCCACTGCCCTCTGAGTCAGTCTGAGCTGCTCACCTGGCGCCAAAGAACTGTCCGATAAGTTTCTGGATCTTTGCTCACTGCTAAGAGGGTGTGGGCGAGTAGGGTAACATGGCACAGATGGGGCGAGGGGCGTACATAAATCCGGAGATCGCAGAGCAACTCAAGTTTCTAACAGGCGGGTGCACCCTTTACTGTTTCCAGAGGCCCTAAGTACAGATTCGATCAGACAACAAGAAAGGGTCTTGAACCCCCTCCCCAATGTCTCTCCATGCCCCACCTTCGTCCGGTCCCGGGCTCACCTGTTACCGAGACTGAACGGGGCTCCCCACAAGCCAGAGGAGAGAGTGCCATGAAAGTGGGACCCCCGCGCCCCTACCCGCCCCCGTGGTTGCTGCAGGGATGGGGtgctgcccttcctccccaggggCGGCCAGGTCTGGGGGCGGCGCGCGGTGGTGTTTCCCCGCGTCGCAGCAGCTGCTGCAATGCGCCATTTTCCGTCCCGCAGAATCCGGCCTGGGGGTGGGAGTTAGCAAGGAGGTGTCGAGCCCCCCACACCAGGGGCAACTCACATTTCTGTGGCTGTTGAGGGATCCATCTTGTCTCCTGAGGCTGCGGCCAGATACCTGGCCGGGGAAACGCTGCGGCTGAAGTCTACGGAGCCGCCAAGCTCCGCCTCCACCTAAAAACCACAGCTCCAGTTGCGGTACAACTTACCGCAGCTACCGCGCGGGTCCCACACTTTATTAGCGTCGGCCACGCCTCCCAGTAACATTGACAACCCCGCGGCCCAATCAACGCGCAGGACAGGCGTCAGTCCGAAGCCAAGCCCGACTACGGCCgagcccgccccgcccctgcaAGTTGGCCAATCTCAGCTCTCCTCTCATAGCCCGACTCCGGGAAGGAGCGGTGGGAGGGGATCGTTCACTGACCACTACGACTATAGTTTTGCTTACCAGTCTAAGGCCTGAGTGGAAACAGGCTCCAGCTCTCTGGAAGGGCGGTGCCAATAGTTTGATTTAGGGCCCCTGCCAGCCAATCGCTGAGCAGTTCCTAAAGTCCGCCCACGGCCCCTAGCTCCAGCCAATCACAGCCGCGGGCGGGCCCCAGCACGCTGCCGCCCAGACCTGAGAGTACTAGCGTACCGCGGGGCGCACAGACCCTACCTTCCCACCCGTTACAAACAGGTCTGAGGTGTAGAATCCGTGGAGGCAGAGCCGCGGGCCGCGTCACCCAGTTCCCCAAGCGGAGACttcattcatctttttccttCAGCATAGCCAGCAAGCTCCTCACGCGGTGTCTCCTAAAACGAACAAGCCGTGCAcgccctctcctcctctccctcccacgcAGGTCTCCACATCGACTCCGTTGCCCAGACCACCTGGAAACCACCCTAGATTTCCTTACCCGTTCACCGAGGTGAGTCGATTTTTCATTCTTAGTTTTTCTAGGATTCGCTCCCCTCGTATCACCGTCctgctctctctttattttttttttttttaagattttatttgtctgagcgagagagcgagagcgagcgagcgcgcacgagcagggggagcagcaggcagaggcggagagagaagcaggctccctgccgagcaaggagcctgatgcgggactcgatcccagaattctgggatcatgacctaagctgaaggcagccgcttaaccgactgagccacccaggcgcccccctgctcGCACTTTAGACTATTACCCTTGCCTGGACCCCCTGAGTTGTAAAACTGAACCGTTATTGTAGCTCCCGCTAAGGATAAAATAGGTGGCAAATGAACTGATGCCACGCTTTCTTataactttgattttttattttacatttattgaaagtgtagatttatatagatacagatttttGTAAAAGCTCACTCTAGTGCgtacataaaaaggaaatttaaaaagagtatgGTAACAGTATTCCCAAAACTTTACATTCAGAGCCTCACGcctatgattcctttttttttttttttttccatactcaGTCTTAGATGTCCACGATTGTTCACACAATGTAGTCCTCCGTGCATGCCATCAAGGGCTTTGGCAATGTAGCATTTCTTAAGAGTGTTCCTCTTCTGTCTCTAGAATTTTCTTCCAAGCCTCAGACACCCGTTTTGCACGTTTTGATTCTTCTGAGTAGGTGTGACAAATACAGTATGACTACTGTCTGGCTGATAGTTGTAATGAAACATCCCAATTTAGATGTTAAAGTATAAACAAAATGCCTCCTAGAATCAAGGAAATGCATGTTTCTGATTCTAGTCTTGCCCTCCCTCATATACATCTTCTAAGAAACCACCGGGAAGATCTATGCAAATGTCGCAATCCTTAAACTCTtaacccctcctcccccagtctcccttgaaggggcacctgggtggctcagtgggttaagcctctgcctttggctcaggtggtcatctcagggtcctgggatggagccccacatcctctgcacagcagggagcctgcttcctcctctctctctgcctgcctctttgcctacttgtgatctctctctctctctgtaaaataaaaaaaatatttaaaaaaaatctcccttggaaaaaaccaatagaaaaaaatcagtggatttttttaaaaattaagattttatttaaagatttttatttatttatttatcagggctcctggctcagtgggttaaagcctctgccttccgctcaggttgtgatgccagggtcctgggatcgagccctacatcaggctctctgctatgcagggagcctgtttcctttcctctctctctttctctgcctgcctctccgacgacttttgatctctgtctgtcaaataaataaataaaatcttttaaaaaaaaaaaagatttttatttatttatttatttggcagggtgatggagatcacaagtactcagagaggcaggcagagggagaggaagaagcaggctctctgcagagcagggagcccaatgtggggcttgatctcagactctgggatcatgacccaagccaaaggcagacccttaaccaaatgagccacccaggtgccccacaattaagatatttttaaacttgttgaaaaataattatagattcacataaGGTGGTCTCCCATCTCCCTTCACCTAGTTCCCCACAGTAGTAACAGTACAGTATTTAAataggaaattaacattggtacaaTCCACAGAGTTTATTCATATTTCACCAGTCTTACATGCATtcgtgtgtatgtgtggttttaTGCAATATGTTTGTAGATTCccataaccaccaccacaatcaccGTACAGAACTATGACATTACTATCAGGCTCCCTTGTGCTATCCTTTTATAGCCATATCTACCCCCATCCCTAACCCTTGTCAGCCACTAATTTGTTCCCCATCTTTATAActttatttcaagaatgttacataaatgggatcatacagtatgaGACCTTTTAAGATtggcttttttcctatttttgcctatggatgtccaattgctccaggaccatttgttgaaaaagcaCCCCTTCCTCCATGATGCCTTTGAAGTCCATCCAATTTATCAATAGTTTTCTTGCTGAGAAGTATTCTGTGGAATGAGTGTGCCATAATTTAACTATCTACCTCACTAAAGGACAAGTGCAATTACTGGGTAGGAAAGTAATCACATGTTtagttttagaagaaactgccaaactgctttccagagtcgctTTACCATTTACCAGCAATGTATATGggatccagtttctccacattttcaccaacatttggtgttgtcagtagTTTCTTTATTCTTGCCATTTCGATAGGTCTGTGTGAtatatcattgtagttttaattctcatttctctAGTGGATGATGATGTTGCACatgttttaatgtgttttttgcCATCCATTTATCCTCTTTGGTGAAGGGTCTGTTAatgccttttgcccattttctaattgggctgccccctccctttttttttaataactattgAGTTTTGGAACTTCTTTAAGTATTCTAGATAAAGTACTTTGTCTGATAAGTGCTTTCTCCAggtctgtcatttgtctttttatcctcttAAAGGGATCTTTCATAGAGCAAAGGTTTTCGGTTCTGTTAGAATCCAATTTATTAACTTCTCCTTCTATGGATTATACTTTTGATGTAAAGTCTAGGGAGCTTTGCCTAGCCCTAGAccctgatgatttttttcttattttattttctataagttgtatatttttatgtttcacatGTAagtctgtgatctattttgagttcattGCTGTATAAGGTGTAAAGTTTAGGTCAGGGTTCATTTTATTGCCTATggatgtccacctggtccaggACCATTTGTTGAGAAAGCAAACCTTCCTCCATTGACttgcttttgcacctttgtcaaaaaccaGTTTGGCAAGAAAACCTAACagcacacctaaaggagctggaaaaggaacaaaaaagaacttatcaaactcaacacccccaaaataaataatccagttaagaaataggccaaagacatgaacagacatctctccaaagaagacatataaatggctaacagatgcatgaaaaaatgctcaacatcattcatcttcaaggaaatacaaatcaaaaccacaatgagataccacctcagaatgatcagaatagctaaaattaaccactcgggaaaaaaacacagatgttggggaagatgcagagaaaggggaaacctctgacactgttgggaatgcaaactggtgcagccactctggaaaacaatatagaggttcctcaagaagttaaaaatagaactatcctatgacccagcaattgcactactaagtatccaaaggatacaaaaatactgattcaaaggggcatgtgcaccacAATGTTTACAGCACCGCTATCAATAagaaccaaattatggaaagagcccaaatgatgatgtccatcaagtgatgaatggataaataagtggtgatacacacacacacacacacacacacaggaatattactcagtaataTTACTCAATATTACTCAATAAATTGGATTCTAACAGAACCGAAAACCTTTGCTCTATGAAAGATCCCTTTAAGATCTTTAagatcttcattcttttttttttatgaacatattttattgttattttgctATATAACATGTTAGTGAATATACTCAATGCATTTTCTCAAAAGGCGAATGAGACACGAGATAACATCTTTTTGATTCCTGAAAACCTCAGTATCATCTGTCTTTTGGAGGATCCAGTTTCCTACGACGTCTATGATACTGTCCACGAGGATACCAACGGTGCTTAGTAGTAAAGAACATTTTGCTAAGTTGTTCTATCATGGGTCCTTGCTCCAAGggctcattttttccttctaatctgGTTTTCAGCACTTGGTCATGTGTTTCTTCATTACTATGCAGAGGATCTGGCCGAGGGATAGGTTGTGTATGTTCATATGGAATGTCCACAGAAGGGTGGTAGCACACTATTGTCCTGCCATCAGATGTCAAAGCAAGCTCTACTTTGCAATTATAGTCATCTGGTAGAGGAGAATATGTAGATTTATGACAAACACAATATAAAGCTCCGTTTTGAATTGGAAATAAATGTTTCCAGAGAGTTCTGTTTGATATCACCCATTTTACTGCTGCTAACGCCATGATGAATCAAAATCCTTATCGGGTGGTATGAGAGAAGATGATTTGAAGAGaaacctattttaaaatcttcagggtatttctattttcattcctGACAGCCGCTCACCACGAGCCCGCCATTTTACTTCCTTAAGATCTTCATTCTTTAAGAATGAAATCCTGCtgtttgcaacaatgtggatggaactagagtatattattttagtgaaataagtcagagaaagaaaaataccatttgatttcactcatatgtggaatttaagaaacaaaacagaagaacataggggaagagaaggaaaaataaaataagacaaaaacagagagggaggaaaaccataagagactcttaactatagagaacaaattgagggttgctggaaggaaggTGAGGGGGAATGGGCTAaaggggtgatgggcattaaggagtgcacttgttgggCATCAGCTGTttctttcagcttaggtcacgataTCGGGGTCcaggggttgagccccacatcaggctccctgcacaacgggaagtctgcttctccctttccctctgcccccacccctggttcatgatctctctcctctccctactctaataaataaagaaaatattttaaaaaataaaaggagtgcacttatgatgagcactgagtattctatgtaagtaatgaatcactgaattttactcctgaaaccaatactgcattatatgttaaccaacttgaatttaaataaaaacttgaggggagcctgggtggctcaatgggttaagggtctgccttcagctcaggtcatgatctctgggggtCTGCAgtagagccctacatcaggctccatgctcagctgggagtctgtttctctgtcttcctctccctcagtcctCCCCCCTGCCAACTCATGcttgcaaagaaataaataaaatttttaaaatttttttaaataaatagggcgcctgggtggctcagtgggctaagcctctgccttcggctcaggtcgtgatcttggtgtcctaggatccagccatatagggctctctgctcagcagggagcctgcttcccccctctctctgcctgcctctctacttgtgatctctctctctctctgtcaaataaataaataaaatctttagaattctttaaaataaataaagacttgaaagaaaaacataaaaaagtattattatttcccttaaaaaatcAGTTTGACATATTTGTGAAAGTCtaattctgggttctctattcagttccactgatttgtgtgtctttttccttctgccaATAACACACTCTTAATTACTATAGGTACATAGTAAGCCTTAACATCATATAGAATTATTTCTACCACTTTACTGttctttttcagattgttttagctattctagatTTTTTGCCTCaaaaggttattttttatttctttttaaaagattttattttttatttatttgacagagagagatcacaagtagacggagaggcaggcagagagagagagggaagcaggctccttgctgagcagagagcccgatgcgggactcgatctcaggaccctgagatcatgacctgagccgaaggcagcggcttaacccactgagccacccaggcgccctcaaaaggttattttttaaatgcttttatgaGCTGACAAGAAAATATAGATTGTGTGACCAAAAAGTAAGTTAAAGCTGGTACTCAGAGAGATAAGCTAAGCACTGTAAGCTGGTTTTGCCTTATGGACTTTGCTAAAAAGTTGAATTTAGGTATGTTGATGGCCTCACTGGATGCCACCGTGGCAGAGGAGACAGAGCTCAGGGCTCTTCTAGGGTTAGAAATCTAACAGAAGGTCCCCACCATAAAGTCAGAACCCCTAATTTGTCATGGAAGAGTGGATTTAAAGTATACTCACACCCACACTGCCTTAGGGAACGCCATAGAAAATTGCTTGTCTGGAACCTAGGTGCCTAGTAgagatcttttacttttttttcttttaaatactagCAAAGTATTTATAACCCCAAGCATTGCTTTTCTGCCTAAATGTTTTATTGATcctaaaaacaaaatggcaaaaatttaaaTTGGCTTTAGGTTAATAGTGCCACCAAGCACCAGGAGGGAAGCAATGCATTTCTCTCCGGATGAGCTCATCTTCAATCCAGGCTCTGGGGAATTTCCACAGATACAGTTCCAAGAAATGTAAATGGTGATCAAAAATTGCAAACAAATAAGGAACAAGGTTCTAAGAGCAAGAGCCAACAGAGATagaaataggaaataagaaaGTTGGAAAATCAAGCCAAGTTGTCCCATGTCTGACTAATAGGagttgaaaaaaagagaaaacaggatatgagataaaatgagaaaacaggattATAAGAGAAATGCAAGAAAATTTTCCTGAATTGAACAAATCCTCTGGATTAAATAATGTTCTGTGTGCCCAAcgcaaagaaaatagaagcacATCAAGacacatttttatgaaatcagaatgttagggaaaaagagaagatccTAAAAGAATTCAAAAAAGGGTGGAAAAAGGAATAGGAATCAGAATGGCATCTCAATACAGTATTAGAAGACAGAAGACAATGTGGCAGtgcctttaaaattctgaagaaaaatgatCATTAATCTAGAATTCCATACCAACCAAACTATCAATATAGgactaatataaaaataagatcaaTAAGTATCAAAAAGTAGAATATAGACTTCTTTCAGCATCAAATTCTTACCTCTCTCTTCAAGTAGGTTACTAGAAGATGTTCTTTGgcaaacaagaaagagaaaggcaataGTTATAGGGAATGGAATGCTGGAtccacacacaaaacagatgaaagaaaatccTTGGAATGGTAACTGTGCCACAGACCCAGAAACAACATGTCCTAAATAAGAGTATAGAAAAAACTGCAAGAAAGTCTCCAGAGGAAAAAACTGATAAAGTATCTGAcatgttaaatatttgaaaaataatatgaacAAGTATTTTTATAGGTCTGGTGATACATATGGGAAAAAATTAGAGCTAGATACATAGAaaattacacaaaagaaaaaaaagcaattattaacttaaggaaaaataaaaaattaaataagaaatagaaattatttcacatttatgtcaattgattttcaacaagggtgccaagactatTTAACGGAGGAAGGAATAATCTTTACAACAAATGTTGCTGATACAACTGGATgtcaacatgcaaaagaatgaatttatatGCCTACCTCTCACCATACACAAACATTAAATCAAAATGTATCAAAAACTTATGTTATGCCTGAGTTTTcacatctgagagaccaccaaggagccaacaccaatgtaatcacacgagggtttattgacaagcttaagcttatgtaatcacacgagggtttatttgacaagcttaagcttgggcccaagtatacccgacacagtggagtagggacttggaccccgaaccagattacagtcagagtttttgaaggcagagtaggggtggactcagcggtgggtgaggacaaagggggtgttcagaagggctatcagggtaaagaagactgtcaggatattggaggcctggttattatcaagccaaggccgtttttccctctaatgaggcactaacatgaagacagttgggagtttcctggtggaatgtcacattcctcttATCAagtgtctttgttagtgagatttaggtttagaagaaatttaactttctttgttgtaaatctctaggacatttgtaaaccgagggagactcctgtcttgcaggattgtgatctctgcaagttaactatttgttcacACATACTACc
Proteins encoded in this window:
- the LOC125107762 gene encoding 39S ribosomal protein L42, mitochondrial-like encodes the protein MALAAVKWVISNRTLWKHLFPIQNGALYCVCHKSTYSPLPDDYNCKVELALTSDGRTIVCYHPSVDIPYEHTQPIPRPDPLHSNEETHDQVLKTRLEGKNEPLEQGPMIEQLSKMFFTTKHRWYPRGQYHRRRRKLDPPKDR